The following are encoded together in the Coffea arabica cultivar ET-39 chromosome 1c, Coffea Arabica ET-39 HiFi, whole genome shotgun sequence genome:
- the LOC140006046 gene encoding cytochrome P450 94A1-like: MASSLSGWVLGDPCSSEMRSCWAPEVCPAPVEGTRPLLERVDLILVTVVSFPQTAPIEEPPGSDDGGYGAGAIKCLQCFSDKVLVLDDVRWVDIISVQLRRGCRGRLHTSSQHILKSHFHVYGKGDVFRGTLSDFLGEGIFNTDGDNWKFQRQVSSHEFNTKSLRKFVETVVDTELSERLVPILAAAADNKTVLDFQDILQRFAFDNICKIAFGYDPAYLLPSLPEAAFAVAFEDAMRISSQRFYSPVPLIWKVKRALNVGSERKLKEAVHQVREFAKQIIKEKKAELEEKSSIDSVDLLSRFLSSGNYDEDFITDIVISFILAGRDTTSAALTWLFWLVFGNPNVEKKIVEEIKEKSESPVYDEVKDMVYTHASLCESMRLYPPVPTDTKEATEDDVLPDGTVVRKGTRVAYHPYAMGRIEDVWGSDWAEFKPERWLEKDGLSGMWNFIGKDSYTYPVFQAGPRICLGKEMAFLQMKRVVAGVLRRFKVVPAIEEGVEPVFMAYLTSKMKGGFPVRIFERCNLLAMFSMERCPVHADAGCFGGVLTLEVIKGSHPGDFIPHLTSPTSVNTQLKDLLDRRLPYPGQEDEETLALILKLARACLAVDPQSRPTMHMISGLLSMGAQALPMHLHGDFQLA; the protein is encoded by the exons CTCGTTGTCAGGCTGGGTCCTCGGGGACCCTTGCTCTTCAGAGATGCGATCTTGCTGGGCTCCCGAGGTCTGCCCAGCCCCAGTTGAGGGAACTCGACCACTTCTGGAGCGCGTGGATCTCATTTTAGTAACAGTAGtctcgttcccacagacggcgccaattgaggag ccgcctgggagtgatgacggaGGATATGGTGCAGGTGCCATTAAGTGCctccagtgcttttcagataaagtgCTGGTCCTGGATGATGTCAGGTGGGttgacatcatcagcgtgcagcTGAGGCGGGGGTGCCGAGGTCGGCTACACA catcctcaCAACACATTCTCAAGTCCCATTTCCATGTTTATGGAAAGGGCGATGTTTTCCGCGGAACTCTGTCGGATTTCCTTGGCGAAGGCATTTTCAATACGGATGGTGACAACTGGAAGTTTCAAAGGCAAGTCTCCAGTCACGAATTTAACACCAAGTCGCTCCGTAAATTTGTTGAGACCGTGGTGGACACGGAGCTCTCCGAACGTCTCGTTCCAATTTTGGCCGCCGCCGCCGATAACAAAACTGTTCTTGATTTTCAAGACATTCTTCAAAGATTTGCTTTTGATAACATCTGCAAGATAGCATTCGGGTATGATCCTGCGTACTTGCTGCCATCCCTGCCGGAGGCCGCATTTGCTGTTGCTTTTGAAGATGCCATGCGAATCAGTAGTCAAAGATTCTATTCCCCTGTTCCCTTGATTTGGAAGGTTAAACGGGCTCTGAATGTTGGATCAGAGAGGAAACTTAAGGAAGCTGTTCATCAAGTTCGGGAATTTGCTAAGCAGATCATCAAAGAAAAGAAGGCAGAACTggaagaaaaatcatcaattgaTTCAGTTGATCTCTTGTCACGATTCTTAAGCTCAGGCAATTACGATGAAGATTTCATCACCGACATTGTTATCAGCTTTATCTTGGCAGGCCGAGACACAACCTCTGCTGCATTAACATGGCTCTTCTGGTTAGTCTTTGGCAACCCAAATGTTGAGAAGAAAATCGTAGAAGAAATCAAAGAAAAGTCTGAATCTCCGGTATATGATGAAGTGAAGGATATGGTATACACGCATGCTTCGCTTTGCGAATCCATGAGACTCTACCCACCGGTTCCTACAGACACCAAAGAAGCAACAGAGGATGATGTATTGCCCGATGGGACAGTTGTTAGAAAGGGCACCAGGGTGGCTTATCATCCCTATGCAATGGGTAGGATAGAGGACGTGTGGGGTTCGGATTGGGCGGAATTCAAGCCAGAGAGATGGTTGGAGAAGGATGGGCTGAGCGGAATGTGGAACTTTATAGGTAAAGACTCGTACACCTACCCTGTATTTCAGGCTGGCCCAAGGATTTGTCTTGGAAAGGAGATGGCTTTCCTACAGATGAAGAGGGTGGTTGCTGGTGTCCTGCGGCGATTTAAGGTGGTGCCCGCAATAGAGGAAGGAGTGGAGCCGGTGTTCATGGCGTACTTGACCTCCAAGATGAAGGGTGGTTTCCCAGTGAGAATTTTTGAGAGG TGTAACTTACTAGCAATGTTTTCAATGGAACGATGTCCGGTCCATGCAGATGCTGGCTG CTTTGGGGGGGTCCTAACCCTTGAAGTAATCAAAGGGAGCCATCCCGGTGACTTCATTCCTCACCTTACATCGCCCACATCTGTAAACACCCAGCTGAAAGACTTGCTTGACCGACGACTTCCGTATCCCGGTCAGGAAGATGAAGAGACTCTAGCATTAATTCTCAAGCTTGCAAGGGCCTGTCTGGCTGTTGATCCTCAATCAAGGCCAACCATGCACATGATTTCTGGTCTTTTATCAATGGGTGCACAGGCACTGCCTATGCATCTTCATGGTGACTTTCAGCTGGCTTAG